The Aspergillus nidulans FGSC A4 chromosome VII nucleotide sequence CCAGCGCCTCATCTGCTATACAGGGAAGCAGAGCTGGGCTGAGTGATGCGGATGTCGAGTCCGCAACTGACTGGCCAGCCAATCGAGAGCCAAAAGCCGTAGCTCTTAGTCCATGGTTCTCAGCCGCATTTACTCCAACCCTACTTGGTCTCAGAACAGTGAAAAATACCGCGTTCCCACGCCGTCCCAGTCCGGAGAACAATAGCATTCTCCACACAATTGTATTATCCCATTCTAAGAGACTACGGCAAACTCAACTTCCTAGTAGTACAGTTCCAAGATATGATGGGATATCTCTTTTGTGAGAGTAGGCTCAACAACGGTGTGTGCGTTAGGCAGCAACACTCAGGGCGGGGTAATTGCTTAGGGTACCTGAGTCCGTGGTCACTGTTCGGGACCGGTATAGCGCGCTCAGCCCGGGCTGTGCGGCTAGCGTGGCCCTCTAGCGTAAATGTCCAGATTAGTGAATTGGGAATCGGGGGAAGGTAGTTCTCGTCCATACTGTTGATGGTCCGTCTTCTCAAGGCGCCGGTGAAAGGGCATTGAGAATAAATGGTCAGGGAGTGAGTTATTCCCGTCTATCTCAAGAGTTCTCGGAGCAACCGACCTCTTCATATCGGATATACCAATATAATCGGTTAACTGGGCAATCGATGTAACATGAGGCGGCCGCACATCTGGCCAGCCGCAATCCGGTAGGTAGGCGAGATCTTATGGAAAGGACACCTCGTCCCACTTACACAAGAGGGGATCTTAACGAGCTTATTTAGCCCAATAGCGTGACTGCCCTTCTTGCCTTTTGATTGTTCTGTATGGACTTGCGCATGAGAAGTCGGGAAAGGCCAAGGCTTCAGCCAGCACACCTTGCAGGTGAATTGCTCAGCGCAGAAGTTTGACTAGGCGTGGTGTTTCAGCCCCTCTTTGTAATTTTCGTAATGAAAAAATACAGACTAGGCTTGCCCGTAGACTATTATACAAGTAGGAAGCAGATCTCAAGGTAAATCTTACATCTGGCTGTGAGTTTTCCACGCTTCTACCTTGGTCGTAGGTCGTCCCCCGTCTGCATTAAATAGTCAATAACCCTTAAGAGTTGCAAAGGATATCAATTGCTTGCtcgcttgcttgcttgcttgctaCATTCCTAGCTAGCCTTCCTTCCCACTGCATCCATCTTCAGAATGTCTATCAGAGCGGTTAGAGAACCGGCCAACGCCAAAGTTGAGTAAGATCGCCTGTCTCTTTCTCTAGCACAGCCCATCCATTCTAAGTCAACTTCTTACCCAAATCACCCCATAGTATTGTGTTTGTCCACGGCTTGCACGGCGACCAAGCACCGTGGACATCCGCCTCGGATGTCTTCTGGCCTGAAAAGCTCCTCCCAGGTAAAATCTCCGACGCATGTATCCTGTCGTTTGAGTATGAAGCGGCTATCGGTCTTTTTtttgacgaggacgacgaaatcACGGACATTTCCAGCGACCTGATCAACGAACTGATGGACCATCGaactgagaaagagaaggttttcttcccagctccGCTCTACTCTACCAGTGCCTCATGACCCAGCCGGTTGACGAAGCAAACAGGAGGAAAGACCAATCATTTTCGTTGCACATTGTCTCGGTGGCGTTGTTTTAGAGAATGTACGTTATTCTCGTTGTTCATGGGAATCCCACTAATGTAGGATATTCTCATGTCTAGGCCCTAGTCCGAGCCGCCGAACATCCCAGGAAAAGAGAGCTCATTGGCTGCATCCACGGTATATTACTACTAGGAACCCCCCATTTCCAGCCGGGATCGGTAGCAGCAGCCACAAAGTATCTCCAAGTCGCTCAGGCGGAGATCCCCAGCGAATCGGACCTGAAAGACCGGTTATACCGCCTCAGCGGCATTCCCCAGCGGTTTGCCGAGCTCAAGCAAGCAGGAGCTGAGTTCGAGGTGGAAGGCTTCTATGCCGGAGCCGGCACCAAGCTGGGCAGTACCGGCAAGGATGTGAAGATCGTTGATGAGGCGTTGGCCCGAGGCCCCgatgctcctcctcctgaGCGCCTGGCGCGCAACCAGCTACGGCTGAGCCAGTacgacggcgaggatgacaagGATTTCAAGAAGGTGGTTCGGGTTCTTACCCAGTGGGCGTCGAAGATTGTTCTTCCGGAGGAGGATAAGGGGGCCGCCAATGTGTCGA carries:
- a CDS encoding uncharacterized protein (transcript_id=CADANIAT00008691), whose protein sequence is MSIRAVREPANAKVDIVFVHGLHGDQAPWTSASDVFWPEKLLPGKISDACILSFEYEAAIGLFFDEDDEITDISSDLINELMDHRTEKEKEERPIIFVAHCLGGVVLENALVRAAEHPRKRELIGCIHGILLLGTPHFQPGSVAAATKYLQVAQAEIPSESDLKDRLYRLSGIPQRFAELKQAGAEFEVEGFYAGAGTKLGSTGKDVKIVDEALARGPDAPPPERLARNQLRLSQYDGEDDKDFKKVVRVLTQWASKIVLPEEDKGAANVSNATFSGSHNSGLQLGQNVAHHARVPPRKADYID